From one Solanum stenotomum isolate F172 chromosome 12, ASM1918654v1, whole genome shotgun sequence genomic stretch:
- the LOC125847450 gene encoding putative Peroxidase 48: protein MTLKSACCRRRAFYPNLHLSQSIELISIHLGCWFLEQGSIPGPLLLIIAFAKILLSLSSIVEVETNQARKVKKRRAFAECTSKPCNACWSTNPVRTGRRDSKESIFDKAMAEIPQSNGNIIETLRLFSLRGFDERETVALLGAHNIGRIGCQFIRPRLSNFTGTGLPDPTIPPDFVEELRQKCPDDNNTISNMLNDEDTDTARGLSVSIGTSLDNHYYKTLMRGRGPLFADQQLMAYEKTATAVTDYAIDDGIIFRTEFAHAMAKLSNFGVLTGSEGEVRSHLNS from the exons ATGACTTTAAAGTCTGCTTGCTGCAGAAGGAGAGCATTTTATCCTAATCTACATCTTAGCCAAAGCATTGAACTTATCTCTATCCATTTGGGTTGTTGG TTCTTGGAACAAGGTTCCATTCCTGGGCCACTCCTACTGATCATTGCTTTTGCTAAGATATTATTG TCTTTGAGCTCAATTGTTGAAGTGGAGACTAATCAAGCCaggaaagtaaagaaaagaagag CTTTTGCAGAGTGCACCTCAAAGCCATGTAATGCCT GCTGGTCGACCAATCCTGTGCGTACAGGCAGAAGGGACAGTAAGGAGTCAATCTTTGATAAGGCGATGGCTGAAATTCCACAATCAAATGGGAATATCATTGAAACTCTTAGACTATTTTCGCTCAGAGGATTTGATGAGAGGGAAACAGTGGCCCTCCTTG GAGCACATAATATTGGGAGGATTGGTTGTCAATTTATTCGGCCCAGGCTCAGTAATTTCACGGGGACAGGTTTACCTGATCCAACAATTCCTCCAGACTTTGTTGAAGAGTTGAGGCAGAAGTGTCCAGACGACAACAACACCATCAGCAATATGTTGAATGATGAAGATACAGATACAGCTAGGGGTCTGAGTGTATCAATTGGGACATCATTAGATAATCACTACTACAAGACTTTGATGAGAGGAAGAGGGCCTCTGTTTGCTGATCAACAgttgatggcttatgaaaagaCTGCTACAGCAGTGACAGATTACGCTATTGATGATGGGATTATATTTAGGACAGAGTTTGCTCATGCCATGGCTAAACTGTCCAATTTTGGTGTTCTTACTGGATCCGAAGGAGAAGTTCGGTCACATCTAAATTCGTAG